A genomic stretch from Argiope bruennichi chromosome 2, qqArgBrue1.1, whole genome shotgun sequence includes:
- the LOC129962245 gene encoding uncharacterized protein LOC129962245 has protein sequence MSLLLVPSIIIASISCILASNVNDTEHRTPLHAQFSRRPAGSMVKGLPGFESVLGVMGPLALAAMVSLPFVAPAAAALLPLASLSNMFGRRRRHLDDPKDMYPETEALLRRIHAAAIRRNVH, from the exons ATGTCGTTACTCTTAG ttccTTCTATAATCATCGCCAGTATAAGTTGCATTTTGGCTAGCAACGTAAATGATACCGAACATAGGACACCTCTACACGCTCAATTTTCAAGACGTCCTGCTG GATCAATGGTTAAAGGTTTACCCGGATTTGAATCTGTGTTAGGAGTGATGGGGCCACTTGCTTTAGCAGCTATGGTCTCTCTGCCTTTCGTAGCGCCTGCAGCAGCTGCTTTGCTACCTCTCGCATCTCTCTCAAATATGTTCGGCAGACGAAGAAGACATTTGGACGATCCAAAAGACATGTATCCAGAAACAGAAGCATTACTACGCCGTATTCACGCAGCAGCGATTCGTAGGAATGTTCACTAA